One Felis catus isolate Fca126 chromosome D1, F.catus_Fca126_mat1.0, whole genome shotgun sequence DNA segment encodes these proteins:
- the CD1H11orf52 gene encoding uncharacterized protein C11orf52 homolog isoform X1 translates to MHKPLYVEKQLGSLRGNRAPWETGFAAGDTESQARRTLKQQQQQQNGTKAHDTTGRMYEQVLEKPASQERSRGLSVKENSLHYADIQVYSCTQPRSALEVKHLQSENATEYATLRFPQATPRYDSKNGTLV, encoded by the exons ATGCACAAGCCTCTTTATGTAGAAAAACAGCTGGGCTCCCTCCGAGGCAACAGAGCACCATGGGAAACCGGCTTTGCTGCGGGGGACACTG AAAGCCAAGCAAGACGGACAttgaagcagcagcagcagcagcagaatggCACCAAG GCCCATGACACAACAGGACGTATGTATGAGCAGGTGTTAGAGAAGCCTGCGTCTCAGGAGAGGAGTCGAGGCCTTAGTGTGAAGGAGAACAGCTTACATTATGCAGACATTCAAGTGTACAGCTGTACCCAGCCACGCTCTGCTCTGGAAGTGAAGCATCTTCAGTCAGAAAATGCTACAGAATATGCAACCCTTCGCTTCCCCCAGGCCACGCCCCGCTACGACAGCAAGAACGGCACCCTGGTGTGA
- the CD1H11orf52 gene encoding uncharacterized protein C11orf52 homolog isoform X2, giving the protein MGNRLCCGGHWSCPSTSQRKKKMESQARRTLKQQQQQQNGTKAHDTTGRMYEQVLEKPASQERSRGLSVKENSLHYADIQVYSCTQPRSALEVKHLQSENATEYATLRFPQATPRYDSKNGTLV; this is encoded by the exons ATGGGAAACCGGCTTTGCTGCGGGGGACACTG GAGCTGCCCATCAACttcccagaggaaaaagaaaatgg AAAGCCAAGCAAGACGGACAttgaagcagcagcagcagcagcagaatggCACCAAG GCCCATGACACAACAGGACGTATGTATGAGCAGGTGTTAGAGAAGCCTGCGTCTCAGGAGAGGAGTCGAGGCCTTAGTGTGAAGGAGAACAGCTTACATTATGCAGACATTCAAGTGTACAGCTGTACCCAGCCACGCTCTGCTCTGGAAGTGAAGCATCTTCAGTCAGAAAATGCTACAGAATATGCAACCCTTCGCTTCCCCCAGGCCACGCCCCGCTACGACAGCAAGAACGGCACCCTGGTGTGA